The proteins below come from a single Malus sylvestris chromosome 3, drMalSylv7.2, whole genome shotgun sequence genomic window:
- the LOC126616501 gene encoding cell wall / vacuolar inhibitor of fructosidase 1-like — translation MMNNLNSPSTKTLIFLIQIVCLVVFLPTSHCNRLTVFFPMDANLIAQTCNQTPYPDLCVSTLQSDPRSAKADVKGLGIIMVDAVRAKAREANLQVEELIDREPGNTPATNCRLNYSDIFHLHIPDAVEAFPKDDYKSAELAMINVVTNADSCERGFSGGSPFKDESQALHDVAYVAAAIAKVLRS, via the coding sequence atgatGAATAATTTGAACTCTCCTTCAACAAAAACACTGATATTTCTCATTCAAATTGTTTGTCTAGTTGTCTTTCTTCCAACCAGCCACTGCAACAGGCTGACGGTCTTCTTTCCAATGGATGCCAATCTGATCGCACAAACATGCAACCAAACACCATATCCCGATCTTTGTGTCTCTACACTTCAATCAGACCCTCGAAGCGCCAAAGCAGATGTCAAAGGCTTAGGCATCATAATGGTTGATGCAGTTAGGGCTAAGGCACGCGAAGCTAATCTCCAAGTCGAGGAGCTGATCGATAGAGAGCCGGGAAATACACCCGCAACAAACTGCAGATTAAACTACTCCGATATTTTTCATCTTCATATTCCTGACGCCGTTGAAGCTTTCCCTAAAGATGATTATAAGTCAGCAGAGCTAGCCATGATTAATGTCGTCACAAACGCAGATTCATGCGAAAGAGGTTTTTCCGGCGGCAGTCCTTTCAAAGACGAAAGCCAAGCTCTCCATGATGTTGCTTATGTGGCTGCAGCAATTGCCAAAGTATTGCGCTCTTGA
- the LOC126616497 gene encoding alpha,alpha-trehalose-phosphate synthase [UDP-forming] 1-like isoform X2, with protein sequence MPGNKYNGNSAHIPPTRIERLLRERELRKNIKALNLNETFEPELQLREDENSKAALVERFLEGAAAARALNEGCEKQDGRPSRQRLLVVANRLPVSAIRRGEDSWSLEMSAGGLVSALLGVKEFEARWIGWAGVNVPDEIGQKALTRALAEKRCIPVFLDEEIVHQYYNGYCNNILWPLFHYLGLPQEDRLATTRSFQSQFAAYKKANQMFADVVNEHYEEGDVVWCHDYHLMFLPKCLKDYDSKMKVGWFLHTPFPSSEIHRTLPSRSELLRAVLAADLVGFHTYDYARHFVSACTRILGLEGTPEGVEDQGRLTRVAAFPIGIDSDRFIRGLEVPLVQEHIKKMKERLAGRKVMLGVDRLDMIKGIPQKLLAFEKFLEENPTWRDKVVLLQIAVPTRTDVPEYQKLTSQVHEIVGRINGRFGTLTAVPIHHLDCSLDFHELCALYAVTDVALVTSLRDGMNLVSYEFVACQDAKRGVLILSEFAGAAQSLGAGAILVNPWNITEVANSIAQALNMDSEQREKRHKHNFLHVTAHTAQEWAETFVSELNDTVVAAQLRTRQVPPPLPNKDAIQSYLQANNRLIILGFNATLTESVDTPERRGDQIKEMELKLHPKLKETLSALCNDPTTTIVVLSGSERHVLDDNFGELDMWLAAENGMFLRLTKGEWMTTMPEHVNMEWVNSVEHVFEYFKERTPRSHYERRQTSLVWNYKYAGSRSVEVRAVGVTKGAAIDRILGEIVHSKSMTSPIDYVLCIGHFLGKDEDVYTFFEPDLPPDPSSLPRTKIPDGLKPNERRSSLKAPAIKSGSKSSQSKAQRAPLPNHEKKNANHNTTNPRWPSPEKVSWNVLDLKKENYYSCAVGRTRTNARYLLQSSDDVVSFLKELAGASSASVSSSGSEI encoded by the exons ATGCCTGGGAACAAGTACAACGGTAATTCAGCCCACATCCCACCAACTCGAATTGAACGGCTCTTGAGAGAAAGGGAGCTAAGGAAAAATATCAAGGCCTTGAACTTGAATGAAACATTTGAACCTGAGTTGCAGTTAAGAGAAGATGAAAACTCAAAAGCTGCCCTTGTTGAACGATTCTTGGAAGGGGCTGCAGCTGCAAGGGCGCTTAATGAGGGATGCGAAAAGCAAGACGGGAGGCCTAGCAGACAACGACTGTTGGTTGTGGCGAACAGGTTACCTGTCTCTGCAATTAGGAGAGGTGAAGATTCATGGTCTCTGGAGATGAGTGCAGGGGGTCTGGTCAGTGCACTTTTGG GTGTAAAGGAGTTTGAGGCAAGGTGGATTGGTTGGGCCGGGGTAAATGTGCCGGATGAAATTGGACAGAAGGCGCTTACTAGAGCTCTTGCTGAGaag AGATGTATTCCAGTTTTCCTTGACGAGGAGATTGTTCATCAATATTACAATGGCTATTGCAACAATATTTTGTGGCCCCTTTTCCATTACCTTGGACTTCCACAAGAAGATCGACTTGCCACCACCCGGAGTTTCCAGTCACAGTTTGCTGCATATAAGAAGGCAAATCAAATGTTTGCTGATGTAGTTAATGAGCACTATGAAGAGGGTGACGTAGTTTGGTGCCATGATTACCATCTTATGTTTCTTCCAAAATGCTTGAAGGATTACGATAGTAAAATGAAAGTTGGTTGGTTTCTCCACaccccttttccttcttctgaaATCCATAGGACATTGCCATCACGATCAGAACTGCTACGTGCAGTTCTTGCAGCTGATTTAGTTGG ttttcacACTTATGACTATGCACGGCACTTTGTTAGTGCTTGCACTCGCATTCTTGGACTTGAGGGTACACCTGAAGGAGTTGAGGATCAAGGGAGGCTTACTCGAGTGGCTGCG TTTCCTATTGGAATAGATTCAGACCGCTTCATACGTGGACTTGAGGTTCCTCTAGTCCAAGAACACATTAAGAAAATGAAGGAACGGTTGGCTGGGAGAAAG GTAATGCTAGGTGTTGATCGCCTTGATATGATTAAAGGAATTCCTCAAAAGTTACTGGCGTTTGAAAAGTTTCTTGAGGAAAACCCAACTTGGCGTGACAAAGTGGTTTTGCTGCAAATTGCAGTGCCAACAAGAACAGATGTTCCAGAGT ATCAAAAACTTACAAGCCAGGTTCATGAAATTGTTGGGAGAATTAATGGCAGATTTGGAACTTTGACCGCTGTCCCAATACATCACCTG GATTGTTCTCTCGACTTTCATGAATTGTGTGCACTATATGCTGTAACTG ATGTAGCACTTGTCACATCCCTGAGGGACGGAATGAATCTTGTCAGTTATGAGTTTGTGGCATGCCAGGATGCAAAGAGAGGGGTCCTTATTCTGAGTGAG TTTGCTGGTGCCGCACAGTCTTTAGGTGCTGGAGCAATTCTAGTGAACCCGTGGAACATCACAGAAGTTGCTAATTCAATTGCTCAAGCATTGAATATGGACTCCGAACAAAGAGAGAAGCGACATAAGCATAATTTTTTACACGTGACAGCCCACACTGCACAGGAATGGGCCGAAACTTTTGTAAG TGAACTGAACGATACTGTTGTAGCGGCGCAATTACGGACCAGACAGGTGCCACCGCCACTTCCAAACAAGGATGCAATTCAAAGTTATTTGCAAGCAAATAATCGATTGATCATACTG GGATTCAATGCAACATTAACTGAATCAGTGGACACACCTGAGAGGCGAGGTGATCAAATAAAAGAAATGGAACTTAAACTGCACCCCAAATTGAAAGAAACCTTGTCAGCACTCTGCAATGATCCAACAACAACTATTGTCGTCCTCAGTGGGAGTGAGAGACATGTCTTAGATGAT AACTTTGGGGAGCTTGACATGTGGTTGGCAGCTGAAAACGGGATGTTTTTACGCCTTACAAAGGGAGAATGGATGACAACAATGCCTGAACATGTGAATATGGAATGGGTCAACAGTGTGGAG CATGTTTTTGAGTATTTCAAAGAGAGAACACCGCGCTCACATTATGAACGTCGTCAAACTTCCCTTGTGTGGAATTATAAATATGCAG GTAGCCGGTCTGTTGAGGTTCGAGCAGTTGGTGTGACAAAG GGTGCAGCAATTGACCGTATATTGGGAGAGATAGTTCATAGTAAATCCATGACATCCCCCATTGATTATGTGCTGTGTATTGGACATTTTCTTGGGAAG GATGAAGATGTGTACACCTTTTTCGAGCCAGATCTTCCGCCTGATCCGAGTAGTCTTCCAAGAACCAAGATACCTGATGGACTAAAGCCTAACGAGAGGCGATCTTCTTTGAAGGCTCCGGCCATCAAAAGCGGCTCAAAATCGTCTCAGAGCAAAGCGCAACGGGCGCCTTTACCAAACCACGAGAAGAAAAATGCAAATCACAACACCACGAATCCACGATGGCCATCTCCAGAAAAGGTTTCGTGGAACGTACTTGACCTAAAGAAGGAGAACTACTACTCTTGCGCTGTCGGGCGGACTCGCACAAATGCTCGGTATCTACTTCAGTCCTCGGATGATGTTGTCTCGTTTCTGAAGGAATTGGCGGGTGCCTCTTCTGCAAGCGTTTCATCTTCCGGTTCGGAGATATAA
- the LOC126616497 gene encoding alpha,alpha-trehalose-phosphate synthase [UDP-forming] 1-like isoform X1, translating into MPGNKYNGNSAHIPPTRIERLLRERELRKNIKALNLNETFEPELQLREDENSKAALVERFLEGAAAARALNEGCEKQDGRPSRQRLLVVANRLPVSAIRRGEDSWSLEMSAGGLVSALLGVKEFEARWIGWAGVNVPDEIGQKALTRALAEKRCIPVFLDEEIVHQYYNGYCNNILWPLFHYLGLPQEDRLATTRSFQSQFAAYKKANQMFADVVNEHYEEGDVVWCHDYHLMFLPKCLKDYDSKMKVGWFLHTPFPSSEIHRTLPSRSELLRAVLAADLVGFHTYDYARHFVSACTRILGLEGTPEGVEDQGRLTRVAAFPIGIDSDRFIRGLEVPLVQEHIKKMKERLAGRKVMLGVDRLDMIKGIPQKLLAFEKFLEENPTWRDKVVLLQIAVPTRTDVPEYQKLTSQVHEIVGRINGRFGTLTAVPIHHLDCSLDFHELCALYAVTDVALVTSLRDGMNLVSYEFVACQDAKRGVLILSEFAGAAQSLGAGAILVNPWNITEVANSIAQALNMDSEQREKRHKHNFLHVTAHTAQEWAETFVSELNDTVVAAQLRTRQVPPPLPNKDAIQSYLQANNRLIILGFNATLTESVDTPERRGDQIKEMELKLHPKLKETLSALCNDPTTTIVVLSGSERHVLDDNFGELDMWLAAENGMFLRLTKGEWMTTMPEHVNMEWVNSVEHVFEYFKERTPRSHYERRQTSLVWNYKYADIDFGRLQARDMLQHLWTGPISNASVDVVQGSRSVEVRAVGVTKGAAIDRILGEIVHSKSMTSPIDYVLCIGHFLGKDEDVYTFFEPDLPPDPSSLPRTKIPDGLKPNERRSSLKAPAIKSGSKSSQSKAQRAPLPNHEKKNANHNTTNPRWPSPEKVSWNVLDLKKENYYSCAVGRTRTNARYLLQSSDDVVSFLKELAGASSASVSSSGSEI; encoded by the exons ATGCCTGGGAACAAGTACAACGGTAATTCAGCCCACATCCCACCAACTCGAATTGAACGGCTCTTGAGAGAAAGGGAGCTAAGGAAAAATATCAAGGCCTTGAACTTGAATGAAACATTTGAACCTGAGTTGCAGTTAAGAGAAGATGAAAACTCAAAAGCTGCCCTTGTTGAACGATTCTTGGAAGGGGCTGCAGCTGCAAGGGCGCTTAATGAGGGATGCGAAAAGCAAGACGGGAGGCCTAGCAGACAACGACTGTTGGTTGTGGCGAACAGGTTACCTGTCTCTGCAATTAGGAGAGGTGAAGATTCATGGTCTCTGGAGATGAGTGCAGGGGGTCTGGTCAGTGCACTTTTGG GTGTAAAGGAGTTTGAGGCAAGGTGGATTGGTTGGGCCGGGGTAAATGTGCCGGATGAAATTGGACAGAAGGCGCTTACTAGAGCTCTTGCTGAGaag AGATGTATTCCAGTTTTCCTTGACGAGGAGATTGTTCATCAATATTACAATGGCTATTGCAACAATATTTTGTGGCCCCTTTTCCATTACCTTGGACTTCCACAAGAAGATCGACTTGCCACCACCCGGAGTTTCCAGTCACAGTTTGCTGCATATAAGAAGGCAAATCAAATGTTTGCTGATGTAGTTAATGAGCACTATGAAGAGGGTGACGTAGTTTGGTGCCATGATTACCATCTTATGTTTCTTCCAAAATGCTTGAAGGATTACGATAGTAAAATGAAAGTTGGTTGGTTTCTCCACaccccttttccttcttctgaaATCCATAGGACATTGCCATCACGATCAGAACTGCTACGTGCAGTTCTTGCAGCTGATTTAGTTGG ttttcacACTTATGACTATGCACGGCACTTTGTTAGTGCTTGCACTCGCATTCTTGGACTTGAGGGTACACCTGAAGGAGTTGAGGATCAAGGGAGGCTTACTCGAGTGGCTGCG TTTCCTATTGGAATAGATTCAGACCGCTTCATACGTGGACTTGAGGTTCCTCTAGTCCAAGAACACATTAAGAAAATGAAGGAACGGTTGGCTGGGAGAAAG GTAATGCTAGGTGTTGATCGCCTTGATATGATTAAAGGAATTCCTCAAAAGTTACTGGCGTTTGAAAAGTTTCTTGAGGAAAACCCAACTTGGCGTGACAAAGTGGTTTTGCTGCAAATTGCAGTGCCAACAAGAACAGATGTTCCAGAGT ATCAAAAACTTACAAGCCAGGTTCATGAAATTGTTGGGAGAATTAATGGCAGATTTGGAACTTTGACCGCTGTCCCAATACATCACCTG GATTGTTCTCTCGACTTTCATGAATTGTGTGCACTATATGCTGTAACTG ATGTAGCACTTGTCACATCCCTGAGGGACGGAATGAATCTTGTCAGTTATGAGTTTGTGGCATGCCAGGATGCAAAGAGAGGGGTCCTTATTCTGAGTGAG TTTGCTGGTGCCGCACAGTCTTTAGGTGCTGGAGCAATTCTAGTGAACCCGTGGAACATCACAGAAGTTGCTAATTCAATTGCTCAAGCATTGAATATGGACTCCGAACAAAGAGAGAAGCGACATAAGCATAATTTTTTACACGTGACAGCCCACACTGCACAGGAATGGGCCGAAACTTTTGTAAG TGAACTGAACGATACTGTTGTAGCGGCGCAATTACGGACCAGACAGGTGCCACCGCCACTTCCAAACAAGGATGCAATTCAAAGTTATTTGCAAGCAAATAATCGATTGATCATACTG GGATTCAATGCAACATTAACTGAATCAGTGGACACACCTGAGAGGCGAGGTGATCAAATAAAAGAAATGGAACTTAAACTGCACCCCAAATTGAAAGAAACCTTGTCAGCACTCTGCAATGATCCAACAACAACTATTGTCGTCCTCAGTGGGAGTGAGAGACATGTCTTAGATGAT AACTTTGGGGAGCTTGACATGTGGTTGGCAGCTGAAAACGGGATGTTTTTACGCCTTACAAAGGGAGAATGGATGACAACAATGCCTGAACATGTGAATATGGAATGGGTCAACAGTGTGGAG CATGTTTTTGAGTATTTCAAAGAGAGAACACCGCGCTCACATTATGAACGTCGTCAAACTTCCCTTGTGTGGAATTATAAATATGCAG ATATTGATTTTGGGAGACTTCAAGCCAGAGATATGCTGCAGCATCTCTGGACTGGCCCAATTTCTAATGCCTCTGTTGATGTTGTTCAAGGTAGCCGGTCTGTTGAGGTTCGAGCAGTTGGTGTGACAAAG GGTGCAGCAATTGACCGTATATTGGGAGAGATAGTTCATAGTAAATCCATGACATCCCCCATTGATTATGTGCTGTGTATTGGACATTTTCTTGGGAAG GATGAAGATGTGTACACCTTTTTCGAGCCAGATCTTCCGCCTGATCCGAGTAGTCTTCCAAGAACCAAGATACCTGATGGACTAAAGCCTAACGAGAGGCGATCTTCTTTGAAGGCTCCGGCCATCAAAAGCGGCTCAAAATCGTCTCAGAGCAAAGCGCAACGGGCGCCTTTACCAAACCACGAGAAGAAAAATGCAAATCACAACACCACGAATCCACGATGGCCATCTCCAGAAAAGGTTTCGTGGAACGTACTTGACCTAAAGAAGGAGAACTACTACTCTTGCGCTGTCGGGCGGACTCGCACAAATGCTCGGTATCTACTTCAGTCCTCGGATGATGTTGTCTCGTTTCTGAAGGAATTGGCGGGTGCCTCTTCTGCAAGCGTTTCATCTTCCGGTTCGGAGATATAA
- the LOC126616498 gene encoding trifunctional UDP-glucose 4,6-dehydratase/UDP-4-keto-6-deoxy-D-glucose 3,5-epimerase/UDP-4-keto-L-rhamnose-reductase RHM1, producing the protein MGSYTPKNILITGAAGFIASHVANRLIRSYPDYNIVVLDKLDYCSNLKNLFPSKSSPNFKFVKGDIGSADLVNYLLITESIDTIMHFAAQTHVDNSFGNSFEFTKNNIYGTHVLLEACKVTGQIKRFIHVSTDEVYGETDEDAVVGNHEASQLLPTNPYSATKAGAEMLVMAYGRSYGLPVITTRGNNVYGPNQFPEKLIPKFILLAMQGKPLPIHGDGSNVRSYLYCEDVAEAFELILHKGEIGHVYNIGTKRERRVIDVAKDICRLFSIDPETNIKFVENRPFNDQRYFLDDEKLKILGWSERTQWQDGLKKTIEWYTQNPDWWGDVSGALLPHPRMLMMPGGIERQSEESEEGKSESFVSSNPRMLVPPSKASGTPLKPPYKFLIYGRTGWIGGVLGKLCEKQGIPYEYGKGRLEDRSSLLADIQNVKPTHVFNAAGVTGRPNVDWCESHKAETIRVNVAGTLTLADVCRQHGLLMMNFATGCIFEYDAKHPEGSGIGFKEEDTPNFHGSFYSKTKAMVEELLKEFDNVCTLRVRMPISSDLNNPRNFITKISRYNKVVNIPNSMTILDELLPISIEMAKRNLRGIWNFTHPGVVSHNEILEMYKKYIDPKFTWANFTLEEQAKVIVAARSNNEMDASKLKKEFPELLPIKESLIKYVFEPNKKV; encoded by the exons ATGGGTTCATATACCCCCAAGAACATCCTCATAACTGGGGCTGCTGGCTTTATTGCATCTCATGTTGCCAACCGGCTCATCCGCAGTTACCCTGACTACAACATTGTTGTGCTTGACAAGCTTGACTATTGTTCAAATCTGAAAAACCTCTTTCCCTCGAAGTCATCACCCAATTTCAAGTTTGTTAAGGGGGACATTGGCAGTGCTGACCTTGTCAACTATCTCCTCATCACTGAGTCGATTGATACGATAATGCATTTTGCTGCCCAGACCCATGTCGACAACTCCTTTGGTAACAGCTTTGAGTTCACAAAGAACAACATCTACGGCACCCATGTTCTCCTAGAAGCTTGCAAAGTCACTGGACAAATCAAGAGGTTCATCCATGTCAGCACAGATGAGGTCTATGGTGAGACTGATGAAGATGCTGTTGTGGGAAACCATGAAGCATCTCAACTTCTCCCAACAAATCCATACTCCGCAACAAAAGCGGGAGCAGAAATGCTTGTTATGGCATATGGCAGATCCTATGGATTGCCTGTTATAACGACCCGTGGAAACAATGTCTATGGACCAAATCAATTTCCTGAAAAATTGATTCCAAAGTTTATTCTGTTGGCCATGCAAGGGAAGCCTCTGCCCATTCACGGGGATGGTTCTAACGTGAGAAGCTATCTGTATTGCGAGGATGTTGCTGAGGCTTTTGAGCTCATTCTTCACAAAGGAGAGATTGGACATGTGTACAATATTGGAACAAAGAGGGAAAGGAGAGttattgatgtggccaaagatATATGCAGACTTTTCTCAATTGACCCAGAGACAAACATCAAGTTTGTTGAAAACAGACCTTTCAATGATCAGAGGTATTTCCTAGATGATGAGAAGCTGAAGATTTTGGGGTGGTCAGAACGAACTCAGTGGCAAGATGGGTTGAAGAAGACTATAGAATGGTACACTCAGAATCCTGATTGGTGGGGTGATGTATCTGGGGCTCTGCTACCTCATCCTCGAATGCTGATGATGCCTGGTGGGATTGAGAGACAATCGGAAGAGTCTGAAGAGGGTAAATCTGAATCCTTTGTCTCAAGTAATCCCCGAATGTTGGTTCCACCTTCCAAAGCCAGTGGCACTCCTCTTAAACCTCCCTATAAGTTCTTGATCTATGGTAGGACTGGCTGGATTGGGGGTGTACTTGGGAAGCTATGTGAAAAACAAGGGATTCCTTATGAATACGGAAAAGGGCGTCTGGAGGATCGCTCATCACTATTGGCAGATATTCAGAATGTCAAGCCAACCCATGTGTTCAATGCTGCTGGTGTCACTGGTAGACCTAATGTTGATTGGTGCGAATCTCATAAAGCAGAAACAATTCGAGTCAATGTTGCTGGAACCTTGACCTTGGCAGATGTTTGCAGACAGCATGGACTCCTGATGATGAACTTTGCTACTGGGTGTATATTTGAATATGACGCTAAACATCCAGAGGGTTCGGGAATTGGGTTCAAGGAAGAAGACACACCCAATTTCCACGGTTCTTTCTACTCAAAAACCAAGGCCATG gTTGAGGAACTCTTGAAAGAATTCGACAATGTCTGCACTCTCAGAGTTCGGATGCCCATCTCATCTGACCTGAACAACCCTCGCAACTTCATCACCAAGATCTCTCGTTATAACAAAGTGGTAAACATTCCTAACAGCATGACCATCCTGGATGAATTACTACCCATTTCTATTGAGATGGCGAAGCGGAACTTGAGGGGCATATGGAACTTCACACACCCTGGCGTCGTGAGCCATAATGAGATCCTGGAGATGTACAAGAAATACATTGACCCGAAGTTTACATGGGCTAACTTCACGCTCGAAGAGCAAGCCAAGGTTATAGTTGCAGCTCGAAGCAACAACGAAATGGATGCGTCCAAGTTGAAGAAAGAGTTCCCCGAGTTGCTACCAATCAAGGAGTCGCTGATAAAGTATGTCTTTGAACCAAACAAGAAGGTGTAA